In one Aeromicrobium erythreum genomic region, the following are encoded:
- a CDS encoding NAD-dependent epimerase/dehydratase family protein, protein MGRVVLVTGVSGTLASRVSRHLAELGASAGIDRVVGIDLRPPVGDLGGVKFVRADIRTPVVAKVIAVEDVDTVVHLDLAPASHRFGGGGGVKERNVIGTMQLLAACQRSATVSKLVVGSSAAVYGSSSRDPALFRESDSARGGVRTGFPKDVVEAESYVRGFSRRRPEILITTLRAAQTLHPQIESPLHSYLRNPLLPSVLGFDPRLQFLSLHDTLEIIAEAVTKDRPGTFNAAGPGVLLLSQIARRLGKPTVPLPAIGFGAAAARVVRSMGGEISPDLHRLLMHGRAVDISALRDIFGYEPTATTEEVFEEFRAAQRPGVLARLGGHG, encoded by the coding sequence ATGGGGCGGGTCGTCCTCGTCACGGGGGTCTCCGGGACCCTCGCGTCGCGCGTCTCGCGACACCTGGCCGAGCTCGGCGCGTCCGCCGGCATCGACCGGGTGGTCGGGATCGACCTGCGTCCCCCCGTCGGTGACCTCGGCGGCGTCAAGTTCGTCCGCGCCGACATCCGCACCCCGGTGGTGGCCAAGGTCATCGCCGTCGAGGACGTCGACACCGTCGTCCACCTCGACCTCGCCCCCGCGAGCCACCGCTTCGGCGGTGGTGGCGGCGTCAAGGAGCGCAACGTCATCGGGACGATGCAGCTGCTCGCCGCGTGCCAGCGGTCCGCGACCGTCTCCAAGCTGGTCGTCGGCTCGTCCGCGGCCGTCTACGGCTCCTCCTCGCGCGACCCCGCGCTGTTCCGCGAGTCCGACTCCGCCCGCGGCGGCGTCCGCACCGGGTTCCCGAAGGACGTCGTCGAGGCCGAGTCGTACGTGCGTGGCTTCAGCCGACGTCGCCCCGAGATCCTCATCACGACGCTGCGCGCCGCGCAGACCCTGCACCCGCAGATCGAGAGCCCGTTGCACAGCTACCTGCGCAACCCGCTGCTGCCGTCGGTGCTCGGGTTCGACCCGCGCCTGCAGTTCCTGTCGCTGCACGACACCCTGGAGATCATCGCCGAGGCGGTGACGAAGGATCGTCCGGGCACCTTCAACGCGGCCGGGCCCGGTGTCCTGCTGCTGTCGCAGATCGCCCGACGCCTCGGCAAGCCCACCGTCCCGCTGCCGGCCATCGGCTTCGGTGCCGCCGCCGCACGGGTCGTGCGCAGCATGGGCGGGGAGATCTCGCCCGACCTGCACCGTCTGCTCATGCACGGTCGGGCCGTCGACATCTCCGCCCTGCGCGACATCTTCGGGTACGAGCCGACGGCCACCACCGAGGAGGTGTTCGAGGAGTTCCGGGCCGCGCAGCGACCCGGGGTCCTGGCACGTCTGGGAGGTCACGGATGA
- a CDS encoding bile acid:sodium symporter family protein, translating to MRRIDPFLVLLLGAAALGSFLPATGTTFEVVRTVSTVGIGLLFFLYGARLSTAETVRNLKHWRLQLSILSITFVVFPVLGLGTRLLPDSWLAPQLAAGLLLLTLVPSTVQGCVVYTRLAGGNVAAAVVSASTSNLLGVLLTPLLVALLMGGEARVDAGSVLRIVLQLLAPFALGQLLRPLVGAWVERHDKGLKRFDRSTILLIVYVAFSEGTEAGIWSAVPLHDFAVVAVLAAALLALGLAWCTAWGRLVGFDRGDRVALLFCGSNKSLASGLPMATVLFPSDVVAFVVLPLMIYHQMQLVVGSVLAGRLGRSAPAA from the coding sequence GTGCGCCGCATCGACCCGTTCCTCGTGCTGCTGCTCGGTGCCGCGGCCCTCGGCTCGTTCCTGCCGGCCACCGGCACGACGTTCGAGGTCGTGCGCACGGTCTCGACCGTCGGCATCGGACTGCTCTTCTTCCTCTACGGCGCACGCCTCTCGACGGCCGAGACGGTACGCAACCTGAAGCACTGGCGGCTGCAGCTGAGCATCCTCAGCATCACCTTCGTGGTGTTCCCGGTGCTCGGTCTCGGCACGCGGCTGCTCCCGGACTCCTGGCTCGCACCGCAGCTCGCCGCGGGGCTGCTGCTGCTCACCCTGGTGCCGTCGACCGTGCAGGGCTGCGTGGTCTACACGCGGCTCGCGGGCGGCAACGTCGCGGCGGCGGTCGTCAGCGCGTCGACGTCGAACCTGCTGGGCGTGCTCCTGACGCCGCTGCTCGTCGCGCTCCTGATGGGCGGCGAGGCACGTGTCGACGCCGGGTCGGTGCTGCGCATCGTGCTGCAGCTGCTGGCCCCCTTCGCGCTCGGGCAGCTGCTGCGTCCGCTCGTGGGGGCGTGGGTCGAGCGCCACGACAAGGGCCTGAAGCGCTTCGACCGCTCGACCATCCTGCTGATCGTCTACGTCGCTTTCAGCGAGGGCACCGAGGCCGGGATCTGGTCGGCCGTCCCCCTGCACGACTTCGCGGTCGTGGCCGTGCTGGCGGCTGCCCTCCTCGCCCTGGGGCTCGCGTGGTGCACCGCGTGGGGCCGGCTGGTCGGGTTCGACCGCGGCGACCGGGTGGCGCTCCTGTTCTGCGGGAGCAACAAGAGCCTCGCGAGCGGGCTGCCGATGGCCACGGTGCTCTTCCCGAGCGACGTCGTGGCCTTCGTGGTGCTGCCGCTGATGATCTACCACCAGATGCAGCTCGTGGTCGGCTCGGTGCTGGCCGGACGGCTCGGGAGGTCGGCGCCGGCGGCCTAG
- a CDS encoding acetoin utilization protein AcuC, producing MPDRAPHGPADEAEQTPGQATGGPCLVFDDRLTGYDFGAAHPMAPVRVDLTMVLAGELGVLDHLEVVGAEPATDEQLCTVHTPVYVEKVRKLSVHPTHADPSVGLGTEDNPVFGGMHDASALIAGATLEAVRRVWTGQNTHAVNVSGGLHHAMPGSASGFCIYNDLGVGIAWLLAQGAQKVVYLDVDAHHGDGVQAMFYDDPRVLTISIHEGPQSLFPGTGWSTETGAEGAEGTAVNVPLPPGTSDAGWLRAFHAVVPDVIREFGPEIIISQHGCDSHMDDPLTNLMLSVDGQRASYLAIRDLAREVCGGRWVATGGGGYAVTEVVPRAWTHLLGIVADHDVDPEAATSQGWRDHVERLRGVRAPQRMTDGRSASFRAWEMGYDPASWLDRNILAARTDTFPLLGLDPHL from the coding sequence ATGCCGGACCGCGCCCCGCACGGACCCGCCGACGAGGCGGAGCAGACCCCTGGCCAGGCCACAGGGGGGCCCTGCCTCGTCTTCGACGACCGTCTCACCGGCTACGACTTCGGTGCCGCGCACCCGATGGCGCCGGTGCGCGTCGACCTGACGATGGTGCTCGCGGGCGAGCTCGGCGTGCTCGACCACCTCGAGGTCGTCGGTGCCGAGCCGGCCACCGACGAGCAGCTCTGCACCGTGCACACGCCCGTCTACGTCGAGAAGGTGCGCAAGCTGTCGGTGCACCCCACCCACGCCGACCCCAGCGTCGGGCTGGGCACCGAGGACAACCCGGTCTTCGGCGGCATGCACGACGCCAGCGCGCTGATCGCCGGCGCCACGCTCGAGGCCGTGCGGCGCGTGTGGACCGGGCAGAACACGCACGCCGTCAACGTCTCGGGCGGCCTGCACCACGCGATGCCCGGCTCGGCGAGCGGCTTCTGCATCTACAACGACCTCGGCGTCGGCATCGCCTGGCTGCTGGCGCAGGGTGCGCAGAAGGTCGTCTACCTCGACGTCGACGCGCACCACGGCGACGGCGTGCAGGCGATGTTCTACGACGACCCGCGAGTGCTCACGATCTCGATCCACGAGGGCCCGCAGTCGCTGTTCCCCGGCACCGGCTGGTCGACGGAGACGGGCGCGGAGGGGGCCGAGGGCACGGCGGTCAACGTCCCGCTGCCGCCCGGCACGTCCGACGCCGGCTGGCTGCGCGCGTTCCACGCCGTCGTGCCCGACGTGATCCGCGAGTTCGGCCCGGAGATCATCATCAGCCAGCACGGCTGCGACTCCCACATGGACGACCCGCTCACCAACCTCATGCTCAGCGTCGACGGCCAGCGCGCGTCGTACCTCGCCATCCGCGACCTCGCGCGCGAGGTGTGCGGCGGCCGGTGGGTCGCCACCGGTGGCGGAGGCTACGCCGTGACCGAGGTCGTGCCGCGGGCGTGGACGCACCTGCTGGGCATCGTCGCCGACCACGACGTCGACCCGGAGGCCGCCACCTCGCAGGGCTGGCGCGACCACGTCGAGCGGCTGCGGGGCGTGCGCGCGCCGCAGCGGATGACCGACGGACGCTCGGCCTCGTTCCGCGCCTGGGAGATGGGCTACGACCCGGCCAGCTGGCTCGACCGCAACATCCTCGCGGCACGCACCGACACCTTCCCGCTGCTCGGTCTCGACCCGCACCTCTGA
- a CDS encoding sugar phosphate isomerase/epimerase family protein, whose protein sequence is MAAPLRVSLSTSSVYPGTTASGFEAASRLGYDGVEVMVGIDEVSTDAEACLALSQFHEVPVVSVHAPTLLLTQRVWGTDPWGKLQRSAEMAHTVGASVVVVHPPFRWQREYAKGFVEGIAELEDEHGLVFAVENMYPWRTGKREFHAYLPDWNPVGEEYAHVTLDLSHSATAADDPVAMARELGERLAHVHLADSTGSPKDEHLVPGRGTQPCAEFLHEVAASSFSGEVVVEVSTRKAVDLQEREADLLEALAFAREHAAR, encoded by the coding sequence ATGGCCGCCCCCCTCCGCGTCTCCCTCTCGACGTCCTCGGTCTACCCGGGCACGACGGCGAGCGGCTTCGAGGCGGCCTCGCGGCTCGGCTACGACGGCGTCGAGGTGATGGTCGGCATCGACGAGGTCAGCACCGACGCCGAGGCGTGCCTGGCGCTGTCGCAGTTCCACGAGGTGCCGGTCGTCTCGGTCCACGCGCCGACGCTCCTGCTCACGCAGCGGGTCTGGGGCACCGACCCCTGGGGCAAGCTGCAGCGCAGCGCCGAGATGGCGCACACGGTCGGCGCGTCGGTCGTCGTCGTGCACCCGCCGTTCCGGTGGCAGCGCGAGTACGCGAAGGGCTTCGTCGAGGGCATCGCGGAGCTCGAGGACGAGCACGGGCTGGTGTTCGCCGTCGAGAACATGTACCCCTGGCGCACCGGCAAGCGGGAGTTCCACGCCTACCTGCCCGACTGGAACCCCGTCGGCGAGGAGTACGCGCACGTCACGCTCGACCTGTCCCACAGCGCCACCGCGGCCGACGACCCCGTCGCGATGGCCCGCGAGCTGGGGGAGCGGCTCGCGCACGTGCACCTCGCCGACAGCACGGGATCGCCGAAGGACGAGCACCTGGTGCCCGGCCGGGGCACGCAGCCGTGCGCGGAGTTCCTGCACGAGGTGGCGGCCTCGTCGTTCTCGGGCGAGGTCGTGGTCGAGGTCAGCACCCGCAAGGCGGTCGACCTGCAGGAGCGCGAGGCCGACCTGCTCGAGGCGCTCGCGTTCGCCCGCGAGCACGCCGCCCGCTGA
- a CDS encoding helix-turn-helix domain-containing protein: MTAGTTFLTVAEVAAQMRVSKMTVYRLVHNGELEALRVGRSFRVPEQAVREYLQKSFYEAG; encoded by the coding sequence ATGACTGCAGGAACGACCTTCCTGACCGTCGCGGAGGTTGCTGCGCAGATGCGCGTCTCCAAGATGACCGTGTACCGGCTCGTCCACAACGGCGAGCTGGAGGCCCTGCGCGTAGGCCGGAGCTTCCGCGTGCCCGAGCAGGCGGTGCGCGAGTACCTCCAGAAGTCGTTCTACGAGGCCGGCTGA
- the proC gene encoding pyrroline-5-carboxylate reductase — MSGTTTDLQTGGPHSGGTDPDRIAILGGGVMGETLLSAFVASGRRPGDLVVSEKVEERAADLRARYGVQTTDPATAVQRAAVVLVVVKPQDVAAIVQDVAPHVDPAATVLSLAAGVRIAAYEDALADGVAVVRAMPNTPAVVGEGMFGVSPGRACDEERLAAVVALLETGGRVAVVPEEQQDAVTAVSGSGPAYVFYLAEAMIDAGVDAGLDRETARTLTEQTLRGAAALLADSDDEPAELRRRVTSPNGTTHAAITTFDEHGVDEGLRAGVRAAARRSAELSGS, encoded by the coding sequence ATGAGCGGCACGACGACGGACCTCCAGACCGGCGGCCCCCACTCCGGCGGTACCGACCCCGACCGCATCGCCATCCTGGGCGGCGGGGTGATGGGCGAGACGCTGCTGTCGGCGTTCGTCGCGTCAGGCCGACGTCCCGGCGACCTCGTCGTGAGCGAGAAGGTCGAGGAGCGCGCCGCCGACCTGCGCGCCCGCTACGGCGTGCAGACCACCGACCCCGCCACGGCCGTCCAGCGCGCCGCCGTCGTGCTCGTGGTCGTCAAGCCGCAGGACGTCGCGGCGATCGTGCAGGACGTCGCCCCCCACGTCGACCCTGCGGCCACCGTGCTCTCCCTCGCGGCGGGCGTGCGCATCGCCGCCTACGAGGACGCCCTGGCCGACGGCGTCGCCGTGGTCCGCGCGATGCCGAACACTCCTGCGGTGGTCGGGGAGGGGATGTTCGGCGTCTCGCCCGGACGCGCGTGCGACGAGGAGCGCCTGGCCGCGGTCGTGGCGTTGCTGGAGACCGGTGGCCGCGTGGCGGTCGTGCCCGAGGAGCAGCAGGACGCCGTCACGGCCGTCTCCGGCTCGGGCCCGGCCTACGTGTTCTACCTGGCGGAGGCGATGATCGACGCCGGCGTCGACGCCGGGCTCGACCGCGAGACGGCGCGCACGCTGACGGAGCAGACGCTGCGCGGCGCTGCGGCGCTGCTCGCCGACTCCGACGACGAGCCCGCGGAGCTGCGGCGTCGGGTCACGTCGCCGAACGGGACGACGCACGCCGCGATCACCACCTTCGACGAGCACGGGGTCGACGAGGGCCTGCGCGCGGGCGTGCGGGCGGCGGCGCGACGCTCGGCCGAGCTGTCGGGGTCGTAG
- a CDS encoding lysophospholipid acyltransferase family protein, whose product MNDERRTIGTDGAAGRGTRGGSPSSGARSLAGGKAAPRKPVRKAAASATTESSTTKPARTAKPETPTTPTVEPTTPAREKPRKTAANTTGAKKSGAGRPKASTSTASGSPSRPRRSTSASGPDATPHLRAVTEEDAAAAAAAAAEEAARETRTASGRATLPGLPVEEVLVAVVQAAQRILGSDWEHRLAVAVAALRKRLSGDFEVDDFGFDPQLAEVLTAAFEPIAEKWFRLEVRGAENIPSEGGALLVANHSGTVPIDGLMTGYAVKRHGGRDLRPLGADLVFALPFVGQVARRAGATLACTQDAERLLGSGEIAGVWPEGFKGIGKPFAERYKLQRFGRGGFVSSALRAQVPIVPVSIVGAEEIYPLVGNVPSLARLLGLPYLPITPFFPLLGPLGMIPLPSKWIIEFGEPIRTDAYEPDAADDPMLLFNVTDQVRETIQQTLYQLLVERGNAFF is encoded by the coding sequence ATGAACGACGAACGTCGCACCATCGGCACCGACGGCGCCGCGGGCCGGGGCACCCGCGGGGGTTCACCGTCGTCCGGCGCGCGGTCACTCGCCGGCGGCAAGGCCGCGCCGCGCAAGCCTGTCCGAAAGGCTGCGGCGTCGGCGACGACCGAGAGCAGCACCACCAAGCCCGCCCGCACGGCCAAGCCCGAGACCCCCACCACGCCCACGGTCGAGCCGACCACACCGGCGCGCGAGAAGCCCCGCAAGACTGCGGCGAACACGACGGGGGCGAAGAAGAGCGGCGCGGGTCGCCCCAAGGCCTCGACGTCGACCGCGAGCGGCTCGCCGTCGCGGCCTCGGCGGTCGACGAGCGCCTCGGGGCCCGACGCGACACCGCACCTGCGAGCCGTCACGGAGGAGGACGCCGCCGCTGCTGCGGCGGCCGCGGCCGAGGAGGCCGCCCGCGAGACGCGCACGGCGTCGGGTCGAGCCACCCTGCCGGGCCTGCCCGTCGAGGAGGTGCTCGTGGCGGTCGTCCAGGCGGCGCAGCGGATCCTCGGCAGCGACTGGGAGCACCGGCTGGCCGTCGCGGTCGCGGCGCTGCGCAAGCGGCTCTCGGGCGACTTCGAGGTCGACGACTTCGGCTTCGACCCGCAGCTCGCCGAGGTCCTCACGGCCGCGTTCGAGCCCATCGCGGAGAAGTGGTTCCGGCTCGAGGTCCGCGGTGCGGAGAACATCCCGAGCGAGGGCGGCGCGCTGCTCGTGGCCAACCACTCCGGCACCGTGCCGATCGACGGACTGATGACGGGCTACGCGGTCAAGCGCCACGGGGGTCGCGACCTGCGTCCGCTGGGTGCCGACCTCGTGTTCGCCCTGCCGTTCGTCGGCCAGGTCGCGCGACGTGCCGGCGCCACGCTCGCCTGCACGCAGGACGCCGAGCGTCTGCTGGGCTCCGGCGAGATCGCCGGCGTGTGGCCCGAGGGCTTCAAGGGCATCGGCAAGCCCTTCGCCGAGCGGTACAAGCTGCAGCGCTTCGGCCGCGGCGGGTTCGTGTCGTCGGCGTTGCGGGCCCAGGTCCCGATCGTGCCCGTCTCGATCGTCGGCGCCGAGGAGATCTACCCGCTGGTCGGCAACGTGCCGTCGTTGGCGCGGCTCCTGGGGCTGCCGTACCTGCCCATCACGCCGTTCTTCCCGCTGCTCGGACCGCTCGGCATGATCCCGCTGCCCAGCAAGTGGATCATCGAGTTCGGCGAGCCGATCCGCACCGACGCCTACGAGCCCGACGCGGCCGACGACCCGATGCTGCTGTTCAACGTCACCGACCAGGTGCGCGAGACGATCCAGCAGACGCTCTACCAGCTGCTCGTCGAGCGAGGCAACGCCTTCTTCTGA
- a CDS encoding VOC family protein has product MHLDHLSYAAGPAGLDATVAELSAALGATFLDGGAHPRFGTRNMVLPLRNRQYVEVVEVLDHPAADKAAFGQVVRQRSEAGGGWMAWCVSVDDMTEVERRIGRHAVPGNRRRPDGFNLEWRQIGTSGMKADPQLPYVTCWDVPTEEHPSQMAPSEIALTAIEMAGSPHRLSDWLGEPAVDALEEIAVEWVAPHGLPGIMSVSFETPGGVVRV; this is encoded by the coding sequence ATGCACCTCGACCACCTCTCGTACGCCGCCGGCCCCGCCGGCCTCGACGCCACCGTGGCCGAGCTCTCCGCGGCTCTCGGCGCGACGTTCCTCGACGGCGGCGCGCACCCGCGCTTCGGCACCCGCAACATGGTGCTCCCGCTCCGCAACCGCCAGTACGTGGAGGTCGTGGAGGTCCTCGACCACCCCGCCGCCGACAAGGCCGCGTTCGGACAGGTCGTCCGGCAGCGCTCGGAGGCCGGTGGCGGCTGGATGGCCTGGTGCGTGTCGGTCGACGACATGACCGAGGTGGAGCGGCGCATCGGCCGCCACGCGGTGCCCGGCAACCGACGTCGCCCCGACGGCTTCAACCTGGAGTGGCGCCAGATCGGCACGAGCGGCATGAAGGCCGACCCGCAGCTGCCGTACGTCACGTGCTGGGACGTGCCGACGGAGGAGCACCCGTCGCAGATGGCACCCTCGGAGATCGCGCTCACCGCCATCGAGATGGCCGGCTCGCCCCACCGCCTGTCCGACTGGCTCGGCGAGCCCGCCGTGGACGCGCTCGAGGAGATCGCGGTCGAGTGGGTCGCGCCGCACGGCCTGCCCGGCATCATGAGCGTCTCCTTCGAGACGCCCGGCGGCGTCGTCCGCGTCTGA
- a CDS encoding exopolyphosphatase: protein MRMGVLDIGSNTGHLLIVDAYRGGPPLPAYSFKEPLRLAEQLGDDNCVTDDGVARLVKYVGEAKAEALERGCSSIVAFATSAVRDADNADAVLAAVHAATGVDLRVLPGEDEARLTFLAVRRWFGWSAGRLGVFDIGGGSLELAVGADEEPTVARSVPLGAGRLTRDWLDTGRTHEELRLHARSVIADVAGPLLRGGHFDRAVATSKTFRSLARMCGAASSSEGQYVRRVLRRSDLRPLISEIVHLDVEEIAQLPGVSHDRAHQMVAGAVVAEAAMDLFGVDELEICPWALREGVLLEHLAHL, encoded by the coding sequence ATGCGCATGGGCGTCCTCGACATCGGGTCGAACACCGGGCACCTGCTCATCGTCGACGCGTACCGCGGCGGACCCCCGCTGCCGGCCTACTCCTTCAAGGAGCCGCTGCGTCTGGCCGAGCAGCTCGGTGACGACAACTGCGTCACCGACGACGGCGTCGCCCGCCTCGTCAAGTACGTGGGCGAGGCGAAGGCGGAGGCGCTCGAGCGCGGCTGCTCCAGCATCGTCGCCTTCGCGACGTCCGCCGTGCGCGACGCCGACAACGCCGACGCCGTCCTGGCCGCCGTCCACGCCGCCACGGGCGTCGACCTGCGGGTGCTGCCCGGCGAGGACGAGGCCCGCCTGACGTTCCTCGCGGTGCGTCGCTGGTTCGGCTGGTCCGCCGGCAGGCTCGGCGTGTTCGACATCGGCGGCGGCTCGCTCGAGCTCGCCGTGGGCGCCGACGAGGAGCCCACGGTCGCGCGATCGGTGCCCCTCGGCGCCGGACGGCTCACCCGCGACTGGCTCGACACCGGCCGCACGCACGAGGAGCTGCGGCTGCACGCACGCTCGGTCATCGCCGACGTCGCGGGCCCGCTACTGCGCGGCGGCCACTTCGACCGAGCGGTCGCCACGAGCAAGACGTTCCGCTCGCTCGCGCGCATGTGCGGCGCGGCGTCGTCGAGCGAGGGCCAGTACGTGCGCCGCGTGCTGCGCCGCTCCGACCTGCGTCCGCTGATCTCGGAGATCGTGCACCTCGACGTCGAGGAGATCGCGCAGCTGCCGGGCGTCTCCCACGACCGCGCCCACCAGATGGTCGCCGGGGCCGTGGTGGCGGAGGCGGCCATGGACCTGTTCGGCGTCGACGAGCTCGAGATCTGCCCGTGGGCGCTGCGCGAGGGCGTGCTCCTCGAGCACCTGGCGCACCTCTGA
- a CDS encoding LysE family translocator, protein MITVDQLLAFGVAALVLIAIPGPSVVFVIGRALAYGRAVALVTVLGNSLGLLVIVLLVTAGLSVLLERSILAFTVVKLAGAAYLVWLGVQAVRHRKQLSMTDVDGTATRAPLSLPTALRQGFVVGLTNPKAFMIFAAVLPQFVDRGAGHVPVQMLLLGLVAFAIGLVSDGVWAVVASALRGWFARSPRRGEAVGALGGASMVGLGVALAVTGHRK, encoded by the coding sequence ATGATCACCGTCGACCAGCTGCTCGCCTTCGGCGTCGCCGCGCTCGTCCTCATCGCGATCCCGGGCCCGAGCGTCGTGTTCGTCATCGGTCGCGCCCTCGCCTACGGTCGCGCGGTCGCGCTCGTGACCGTCCTCGGGAACTCGCTCGGCCTGCTCGTCATCGTGCTGCTCGTGACCGCGGGCCTGTCGGTGCTGCTGGAACGGTCGATCCTGGCGTTCACCGTCGTCAAGCTGGCCGGTGCGGCCTACCTGGTGTGGCTCGGCGTGCAGGCCGTCCGCCACCGCAAGCAGCTCTCGATGACCGACGTCGACGGCACCGCGACCCGCGCCCCGCTGTCGCTGCCGACGGCCCTGCGCCAGGGGTTCGTGGTGGGGCTCACCAACCCGAAGGCGTTCATGATCTTCGCCGCCGTGCTGCCGCAGTTCGTCGACCGCGGCGCGGGCCACGTGCCGGTGCAGATGCTGCTGCTCGGACTCGTCGCCTTCGCGATCGGCCTGGTCAGCGACGGTGTGTGGGCGGTCGTGGCCAGTGCGCTGCGCGGCTGGTTCGCCCGCTCGCCCCGCCGCGGCGAGGCCGTCGGCGCGCTGGGTGGAGCATCGATGGTCGGGCTCGGCGTCGCCCTCGCCGTGACGGGTCACCGGAAGTAG
- a CDS encoding 30S ribosomal protein bS22 has translation MGSVIKKRRKRMSKKKHRKMLKRTRVQRRKLGK, from the coding sequence GTGGGTTCAGTCATCAAGAAGCGTCGTAAGCGGATGTCGAAGAAGAAGCACCGCAAGATGCTCAAGCGCACCCGCGTCCAGCGCCGCAAGCTCGGCAAGTAG